The DNA sequence GACCGTTACCTTTGTAGATAAGACTTATAGCTTTGCTCTTGAAAACACTTACAAATTTAGCGATTTTACTAGATTGATTTTAGGCGTTAGCTACGACGTTAGAGACGCCGTAAAAGCCGAGGACTATATCCAATTCCGCGGTGGCGGCGGTGGCGGCGGCGGCGGAGGCGGTCGCAACAACCCGGCCAACTATAAGCTTACTTCGTTTGACGTAGACAAAAAACACGCCTTTAACTACCAAGCCGCTATCAAGCACAGCTTTGACGGCGAGGACGAGCTAAGCCTAAGCTTTGCGAAAAAGACCTATTTTGCCAGCATGAAAGATAGATATAGCGAAAAATTCGGTAGATTTTTCGCAAATCCGTATCTGAAACCGGAAATAGCAAACCACTATGAGGTCGGCTACCAAAGAAATTTCGGCGAGGCTTTGAGATTAGAGACGGCGGTATTTTACTCAAGAGTTAAAGACGCTATCGGCTCTACCAGCGTTACGAAATTCGGGCAAACCAGGGACATGGCCGTAAACGTCGATAGAGCTTATTACAAGGGATTTGAGATTGGAGCGAGCTACTTTGCTACGCGCGATTTAGAGCTAGGCGGCAACTATACCTATATGAGCGCAAAATACAAAGAAAACGGCAAAGACGCCTTAGTTTACGATTTGCCGAAGCATAAAGGATTTTTATACGTAGATTATAAAATTTTACCGAAATTTAGCGTCTACGCTTCTCAAGAGCTAAGCTCAAGCTTATGGTCTAGGGTGCCTACCAGAGCCGGTCACGTAGATCATAAAACCGCGGGCTTTGGCGTAACTAATCTTAAATTTACCTACAAGCCGACCGAAGCTTTAAGCTTTGAAGCGGGCGTGTCGAATTTATTTGACAAAAACTACGAGTACAGAGAGGGCTTTCCTGAGGAAGGAAGAATTTTCTTTACAAACGTAAGATATAAATTCTAAATCACTCAAACCAGCTTTTTACAGCTGGTTTGCTAATGAATTTTGATAGAATTCATTAGCAAGCTCTTTTAAATTTAAAGGCAAAAAATGTTTAAAAAAATCCTAATTTTTCTAATTACGGCCGCAAATTTCTGCTTTGCGATGAGCGAGGTGCAGATCAAAGACTACATCGCTCAAAACAGCGAAAATATCGAGCAGCTGCAAGGCGCTCCAGCTAAAATTTATGCCAGCTCGCCGCCGCTTTTATATATGCTTTACGCGCTTGATCCTTCTAAAATCAGCGGCACGAATTTCGAATGGAATGATTACGAGCGCCCCTACGTCAAAAAAGAGGTGCAAGAGCAGCCCGTCGTGGGAGGCTTTTTCGGTCAGGGTAAGATCCCAAACGCCGAGATGCTGCTGCGCCTAAACCCAGATCTCATCCTCGTAAACGCAAGCTCGCGCAACATCAAAAAGATGAGCGAGGTTTTCGGCTCTATCAAAAAACCGATGCTCTATCTAAGCGCGACGAAGCTTGAGGATTATCTGGACGGGTTTGAAATTTTAGGCGAGGTGACGGGCAAAAAGGAGCGCGCCGCGCGCCTCGTAAATTACGCGAAAGAGTCGTTAAATTTGACCGAGCAGATCGAGGAATACATTAAGAAAAACAACCTACAAAAGGTAAAAATTTACTACGCGCAAGGCGGCGACGGGCTAGCCACCGAGTGCGAGGGCTCGTGGCACGCTACGCTCATCGAGCGAGCAGGCGCGCAAAACGTGCATAAGTGCAGCGAGGATCCAAATGCCAAATCCTTCGGGCGCGTAAAAATCAGCTTCGAGCAGCTCGTTAAATACGACCCCGAAGTCATCCTCGTCTACGAAAAGGAGCTGTTTGATAAAATTTACGGCGATCCGAAGTGGCAGCTGCTGGGCGCGGTGAAAAACAAAAAGGCGTTTTACATCCCGCGCGAGCCCTTTTCGTGGTTTGATCGCCCGCCTTCGTTTATGAGGTTTTTGGGGTTAAAATGGCTGATAAATTTGACCTACCCCGAGGCGTTTAAATTTGACATGGCTCGCGAGACGCGCGAGTTTTACAAGCTATTTTTGGATCTTGAGCTCACGGACGAGCAAATTTATAAAATTTTAGGACGGGGCGCCGAGTGAGTAAAGAAAAATGAGCAAAAAAGCGTTTGCATTTTTAACCCTGCTGCTGGCGCTTTGCGTCGCAGGCTCGATATTACTTGGCAAATACGGCTTTGGCGCGAGCGATTACATAAACTACGTCACCGCTCTTTTAAAAGGCGAAAATTTAAAAGAGTATGAAGTCATGCACACGCTCTTACTCGAGATCCGCCTGCCGCGCATACTTGCCTGCGTGCTCATCGGCGCGAGCCTAGCTATCAGCGGCGCGGCGTATCAGGCGATGTTCGTAAACCCGCTCGTAAGTCCCTCGATCCTGGGCGTGCTAAGCGGCGCGGGATTTGGCGCAGCAGTCGGGATGTTTTTTAGGCTCAATGAATACCTTATCCAGCTTAGCACATTCGGCTTCGGTTTTCTTGCCGTGGCGGTGGCACTGGGCGTCTCGGCGCTGTATTCGCGTAGCGGCAGCGTCATCGTGCTAGTGCTGGGCGGCGTCATCAGCGGCTCGCTCTTTACCTCGCTGCTCTCGGTGCTAAAATACGCCGCAGATCCCAATGACGCGCTTCCTGCTATCACCTATTTTTTGATGGGCAGCCTCGGCTTTGCGTCCAAAAGCTTCATAGAGATTTCAATCCTGCCGATGTGCGCGGGCGTTTTGCTGCTAGCGCTTAGCGGCAAATACCTGAACGCGCTAAGCCTTGGCGAGGAGGAGGCAAAGAGCCTGGGCGTAAACGTGGCGCGAGTTAAAATTTTCATCATCCTAGTCGCGACCTTCGTTAGCGCGCTTAGCGTGACGATCGCGGGCATCATCGGCTGGATCGGGCTTATCGTGCCGCACATCGCGCGCTTTATCTTCGGCGCCGACAACCGCGCGGTGCTAGCTAGCTCGGCGATGATCGGCGCGATATTTCTGCTCTTTTGCGACAGCTTCTCGCGGCTCATTTTTACCTTTGAGATCCCTATCGGCATCGTCACCTCGCTATTTGGCATCCCGATGTTTATCATCGTGCTTCGCCGCGCCAAGAGGAGCTTTTGATGCGAGAAAATTTGATAGAAGTGCGAAATTTGCGCTTTGCGTACCGCGATAAGCCCGTGCTAAATGGCATCAGCTTTGACGTCGCGACGGGCGATACACTAAGCATCCTAGGCGCCAACGGCAGCGGCAAAAGCACCCTGCTTCGCATAATGCTCGGGTTTTTAAAATTTGAGGGCGAGGTACTAATCGCGGGCAAAAGCGTGCGCGACTACGGTAAAAAGGAGCTCGCCTCACTCGTCGCCTACGTGCCGCAGACGCACACGCCGTCCTATGACTACAGCGTCTTTGATGTCGCGCTGATGGGCGCGCTGTGTAGGACGCCGCTGTTTTCTAGCTTTAGCGCGGCGGATAAAAAGCTAGCCGAGCAGGCGCTGGAAAAGATGGGTATCGCTCATCTAAAAAACGCGCCCTACACAAGGGTTAGCGGCGGCGAGCGGCAGCTGGCGTACATCGCGCGCACGCTGGTTCAGGGCACTAAAGCGATCTTTATGGACGAGCCGACAAACGGGCTGGACTTCGGCAATCAGATCAAGCTGCTCGAGATGATAAAAGCGCTGGGAGATGAGGGCTATACCTTCGTGCAGACGACGCACTACCCGCGGCATGCGAAGTTCGTTTCAAATTTGACGCTATTTATAAAAGACGGCGAAATTTTAGCCTTCGGGCGCAGCGAGCAGCTCATAAATGCCGAAAATATCGATAAAATTTACAGCATAAACTACGAAAGATACGAGGATAGATTATGATTTTACCTTCAAACTACGACGAGATCGACTTTGACGCACTTTATAAGGCGCAAAAGGCAAGAAGTTCATTCGGCAAAAAATTTGCAGAGGACTGGGACAAAAAGGCTCCGAGCTTCAACGAGGGCGTGATGAAAAGCGCCTACGCGCGAGAATTTATAGATAAGATCGATTTTACGGACGTTTCTACGCTGCTTGATTTTGCGTGCGGAGCGGGCGCGCTAAGCGTGCTGGCGGCGAAAAAAGCGGATCAAATTTACGGCTACGACTTTTCGCCTAAGATGCTAGAGTTTGCCCGAGAGAACGCTCAAATTTACGGCGCTAAAAACGTTAAATTCGCGCAAAAAGCCTTTGAGGACGACTGGTCGGACGTGCCCGCGTGCGACGCGGTTTTGGCCTCGCGCTGCCTTGAGGTGGACGATCTAAAAGCTGCGCTTAATAAGCTTCTTTCAAAGACTAAAAAATCGCTTTACATCACGTTTAAGGTCGGCGGCAGCTTCGTGGATGATGAGATTTTGGATGCGATAGGGCGTAAGGTGGAGCAAAAGCCCGACTTCGTCTATCTTTTAAACATCTTGTTTCAAATGGGTTATTTGCCTAGCCTTGACTATATAAAAGCTCGGTGTCATGCAGGTCCTACTACGAGTGCCGAGGAGCTCATACAAAAGACGCGCTGGGGGCTTGGCGGCGAGCTAAGCGAAACGGAGGAGGCGCGGCTAGCGGAGTATTTTAACAGCGGCAAATACAAACCGAAGCAAGGATTTATGCACTGGGCGTTCGTGCGAGTAGATAAAAACGGTTAAATTTGGTTTTTAATTAAGTGAAATAGATTTGGATCAAATTTAAACCAGCAAAGTCGCTCCGCCTTGCTAGTTAAGTTAGTAAATTTGATTTGAGTTATTGGGTTTAGTTTAGCGAGCATTAATTAAAACGCTCGCCATTTAAAGAATTAAGCACCGATGATGATGTGGCTAGCTTTAATGATAGCCGTTACTTCATCGCCCGCTTTTAGAGATAGGTTTTTAGCAGATTCGTTAGTGATGATGGCGCTTAGTTTATCTCCGCCTGTTATCTGGATATCTACTTCGGCATTTACCGCTCCCTCTGTTACTTTTACCACCTTACCTTTTAGTTGGTTGGTAGCGCTTAGCTTTAGACCGTTATCGCCTTTAGCTACTATGATAGAAGAAGCCTTAAATAGATAAACTACTTTCTTGCCGGCCGCTAGTCCTAGCTCTTTTTGGCTATCTACGGTTACGGTTGCTTTTACGGTCTCTCCGCCTTGCAATTTTGCTACGATTAGAGAGTTTACCGCTCCCTCTCTTACCTCTGTTATTTGTGCAGCTAGTTGATTTCTTGCGCTAAACATGATTTGTCCTTTGTGAATAAATTTGATTTCGTATTAAAATCTGAGCGAATATTAACAACTTAAACTTTTATAAAACTTAAAAAACAAATATGCAAAAATCTAACTTTATCACTAAAAACGCATACATTAACGATTATCGGAATTTTAGGTATTTTGATAAATGAAGTAGAAAAATTTAATTTCGTAAATTGAAAATATGAGCAAACGTTTTTTTGGGTTAAATTTGAAAAATGACGATGTAAAAAGCTTAAATTTGACGAAAATTGAAAGATTATCGGACGAAATTAGATCTTTCGTCCGATAGATTTAAGAGGCTAGAATTTAACCTCGAACGATGCCATGAAGTTTCTGCTATCGCCTAGATATAGATCGGTCGTACCGGTTCCGGCTCCATCGCTCTCGCCGGGGCGTACGCTTACGTAGTATTTTTTATCAAAGATATTATTGACGTTAAATCTTAGCGTCGTTTGCTTGCCTAGCCATGATTTAGTCGCGTATCTAACGCCAAGATCGGCCGTAAAATAGCCGTCCACGCTCTGGGTATTTCTATCATCGACGTAACGTTTGCCGGTGTAGTGTAAATTCGTCATGAAATTTAGCTTATCGGTATTCGGTACGGCGAAATCAAACACGACGTTTGACTGAAATTTAGGTGCGCCCACTACGTATTTTTTATTCATCGCACCCAGATAGGTGTCTTTTAGCTTCGCGTCAAGTAGCATAAAGCCGCCGTAAACGCTCACGTATTCGCCTAGCTTTCCGCCTGCGGTCGCTTCTAGGCCGCGGTTGACTTGCTTGCCTTGCTTTGCAAAAACGCCGTTGCTGACTCTATAATAAAGCGGCCTTTCAATCTGAAAGAGCGCGCTAGATAGGTCTACGCCGCCAAGCGTCATTTTTGCGCCAAGTTCGTATTGTTTCGTTTTGACCGGTTTTACGTATACTAGCGTCCTGCCGGCATCGTAGTTAGGCGGTACTAGGCCGTCTACTTGGATACTGTTTGAGTAGGTGAAATAAATGCTTGTGTTATCAAACGGTCTATACGTTAGTCCGGCTAGCCACGTTAGCTCCTTGTCGGTATTATCTCCGACTTGGATTCTAGGGTCGTTATTAGTCGGTTTGTTTGCGTAGCTTTTTTGGTTTACCCAGGTATACGTTAGCGCGCCTAGGAAGCTAAATTTATCGTTAAATTTGATATCGTCGGCTAAAGTCGCGTTGTAGGTTTTAAAATAAATCGCCTTTTTTAGGCCGCCTGATTTGTAAAAGTTATTCGGCATGTTAAATTTACTAAAATTGCCCCAGCGCTGATTTCTTAAATTCGAGTTACCGCCGACCGGATCATTCGTTTTTGACTCGTAGATATAGCCGTAGGTCGAGATACCGAGGTTATGCTCTATACTGCCCGTTTGGACGTTTCCCATCGCTTTGGCAAACCAGCTTTGCAAGATAAATCTAGGCGCTTTGCTTCCGTGATTTTGCACGGAGGTAGAAACCTCGCCGTTATTGCCAGTTAGCGTGTGTCCTTGCTCTACGGTGTAGCGATCTGAAATGTGGTAGTTGTAGCCCGCTTCGCCGTACCAGTTTTCGCTAAAATCGTATTTAAATTTGATGCTAGCGTTGTAGCTTTCTAAATCCATACTCGACCACTCTTGCCCGAGCCACTGCGTATCGTTTGAGATGGCGTTAGGTACTTTAAAATTAGCTACGCCGCCCGTTTGCGGAGACATCAAGCGTCCGCCGTAGCCGTATCTGATGTAGTTGTAATAGGTAAAATTGGTCTCGATAGCAAGCCTGTCGGTCGGATAAAAATCAAGCGCTAAATTTGCCAGTTTGCTACGTTTGGTACTTTTTTTACGAAGCCTTCGCCGTCGTTAAAATAAAAAAACCGCGGTAGCCGACCTTTTCAAAGCGATCCAAAGTATCTAGCATTAGGCCAAAATTTGATTTCTCGCTCCAGTCCGTGCGCACGATAGTTTGGTTAGAAACAGGGCGCTTGCGCGTGTAGTTAAAGATACCGCTTGGATGCTGCGAGCCGTAAAGCGAGCCCGAAAGACCGTTTTGCACCTCGAGTTTTTCAAATATCATCATCGGTACGGCAGCGGTCGCGGTAACCATAAAACCGTCCCAGTAGTTGTTTCCGATGACGCCGCCGTACATACCGCGAGTGCCGGGACGCGTGACGGAACCGGATCCCATATAGCTAACCGTGGCGCTTGGCACCGTCCTCCAAACGTTCTCAAGCCCGCTCGCGCCCAAATTTTGCGCTAGCTCGCCGGTTACGGTGTTGATTTGCAGCGGGATGTCCTTGATCTTTTTATCCATTAGCGGTCCAAAAAGCGCGTCTTTTTGTAAAAAACGCTCGGAAATGCCCGAGTCCGAAATGCTCTCGCCCGCCGAGTTCGTAACCTCGACCGCATCAAGTTTGACGCTGTCGGCGGCGTTTGCTGCGCCTGCGCATAGCGACAAAAACGCGCATACGATAAATGAAATTTTCATTGCCTTATCTCCTTAAAAATTTAAAAACGGCGAATATTACAAAAAGCTTACTTAAGGTAATATTTAAATTTCATTTTAAGTTTTTAAAATATATTAAGTCTATTTCATTTTTATATCAATAAAATTACAAGATAAATTTAAGGAGAAAAGCAAAATTAGAGCGTAAATTTAAGGGCGCGAGCTGCGCTAAGCAAAAGCGGCAAAGAGGCTAAAATGCTAGAAACGCAAATCTCTAAAATTTTAAAAAACGCCGACTTCACCGCTTGATTGGATTTACATTTGGTGGTTTTGGAGCAACGGCTTTTACGCGAGCTTATTGCTACGATAGCTTTTTGCTCGCATCCGCCGCTAAACCAGCGCTACCCGCAACGGCCGTCGTTTGCTTAGCAAGAAATTTGAGCATTTGCAAGTAAATTTAGACTAAATTCTGTGGCAAAATCGCTACCGCAAGGCAAATTTAGTATCCAAATTCGGCGCTAAATTTAGCTACATTTTAAAGCTAAAAATTGTATAATCTGCGAAAATTATTAGCAAAGGAGCTAAAATGGCGACAGATCGAGAGTTGGTTAACTTTTCCGAAGAACACGAGCTAAACACCGTACTAGCAAGACACGGCAAGGCTCAAAGTATAGCAAACCGAGAGGTTTTATGCGAGCTTGGCAAAGAGTGCAAGGAAAAACTAGGCAAAAGAGTGCTAACGCAGGACGAATTTGACGAGTTTCTAAAACCTGTTTTAAACCGTTTAGAAAATAAAAGGGCTTAATTTCGGGAAGATTCCCGAAATTTAATACTCGCGGCTAGATTCTTGTCTCTAAAACAATTTACCCTTTATAAATAGCTAACTTTTTGCGGCTGGTTTTTCGGACGGCAAACAAACCGCCCGAATTTAGCGCAAATTTGAGCCCCAAGCCGCGTCAAATTTCCCGTGTAAAGCAGATCAGATAGGCAAAACGCGTATATTTGGACTAAGGTTTTCTTGCAATACGTTTTCGATCGCGTATAGCGTGCCCGTCGCGCCGCTCGCGCAGCCACTGCAAGCACCCATATAGCGGATATAGACGTCAAATTTGCCCTCGGCGTCCTTTTGCAGATCGAGGATTTCCATATTACCGCCGTCCATCATCAGCATCGGGCGGATATCCCTATCTATGACGCTTTCGATGGCTTTTAGCTGGCCCACGACGGTCATATTTTCAAAGCTCACGTCGTCAAATTTACCCGCAGCCTGCGCGTCGATGAGGGCTTGCTTTTTCTCTCGCTCCATCTCGGCTCTAGTGTCTGCGAGGATATCGACGAGATAGTACTCGCGCTTTTCGTGTCCGCCAGGGCGCACGCAGGACTTGCAAAAGGCGCCTGCTTTGGTGTATTGCGTGATCTCCTCGACCGTGTGTAGGTCGTTTAGGCGGATGACCTCTTTGATCGTGCCTAGGCTAACGCGCGCGCACTCGCACACGATGATCTCGTCCTCGAAATGCTCAGGATCCACGCCCTTGTACTGCGCTGCGGCGGCCTTGATGACGTCGTAGGCCATGACCGAGCAGTGCATCTTTTGCGGTGGGACGGCAGGGACGTCGGGCGTGTCGCGCATGGCTTTTTCCACGTCGATGTTGGTGATTTTGACCGCTTCGTCCACGGTCTTGCCGACGCAAAGCTCAGCCATAGTATCCGAGCTTGCCACCGCCGTACCGCAGCCAAAGCTTTTAAATTTAGCGTCCATGATGCGGTCGGTTTTCTCATCCACGAGCCAATACAGCCTCACCGCGTCGCCGCAGCTTTCGGCGCCAAAATCCGCTACAATGAGCTTACCGCCTCTTGCTTTTGCCTCGTCCTGCGTTATCTCGCCCATAAATTTGGGATTGTTCATGCGGTCTTGGACGTTTTGTGAGTATTCGTCCCAGATGGAGCCGCCGATTAGATTATTTTTTGCCATTTTATTTCCTTTTTAGAGGCGTTGTCTTTTTGCTTTATACTTCGTTAAAATCTCGCTCAGCTGCGGTTACGGACGACTAGTCCGCGCCCTTGCTTCGGTCGATTTTGCCTCGTCTAAACCAAAAATACTGCCGCCTGCTTCCTTTTAAATTTAACTCAAATTTAGACTTTTAAAAACCCAAATTTGAACCAAATTTGTGAAATTTAAATTGTTAAGGCGAAGTAATTTGAGATGGATTTGAATGTTGTGCGGAAATTTTCGTCCCAAGGCTAGACAGATAGTCTGCCGCAGGGCGAAAATTTCAAACTCATTCAAAGGCGCTCAAAAGACGAGCCGCTACTTGCCGTTAGGATTGTAGGCGTACGTGCTTGAAATACCCCTTAACCTCACCACCGCCTTTTTGATACGCTCTATCGCGTAGTCGATCTCTTCTTCGGTATTAAACCTCGACAGCGACAGTCTTAGCGCCGTGTGCGCCAGATCGCTGCTAGCTCCGATGGCTTCCATTATCGGGTTGCTCTCTAGCGTCTCGGACGCGCACGCCGAGCCCGTAGATGCCGCGATACCGGCCTGATTTAGATCCCACAGCATCGCCTCGCCCTCGACGCCTTTTATGGCCGCTAGGATGGTGTTTGGTAGCCTATGGGCGCGATCTCCCACGACCGAGACGTCGGGCAGCTGTAGCAGTGCGTCCTCGAGCTTGTCGCGCAGGCGTCTAACGTGCAGATTTTCAAACTCGATTAGCTTGTTGCTGTTTTCCAGCGCTTGCGCCATTCCGACGATGCCCGCGACGTCAAGCGTCCCGCTACGTCTGCCGCCCATGTGTTCGCCGCCGTGAAGCAGGCTCGTTAGCTTTTGCGAGTCTTTGATATATAGGCCGCCTACGCCTTTTGGTCCGTGAAATTTATGCGCCGAAAAGCTCATAAAATCCACGCCCATCTCGCGCACGTTTATCTTGATCTTACCGACGGTTTGCGTCGCGTCGGTGTGAAATAGCGCGC is a window from the uncultured Campylobacter sp. genome containing:
- a CDS encoding TonB-dependent receptor plug domain-containing protein, whose amino-acid sequence is MKISFIVCAFLSLCAGAANAADSVKLDAVEVTNSAGESISDSGISERFLQKDALFGPLMDKKIKDIPLQINTVTGELAQNLGASGLENVWRTVPSATVSYMGSGSVTRPGTRGMYGGVIGNNYWDGFMVTATAAVPMMIFEKLEVQNGLSGSLYGSQHPSGIFNYTRKRPVSNQTIVRTDWSEKSNFGLMLDTLDRFEKVGYRGFFILTTAKAS
- a CDS encoding ABC transporter ATP-binding protein: MRENLIEVRNLRFAYRDKPVLNGISFDVATGDTLSILGANGSGKSTLLRIMLGFLKFEGEVLIAGKSVRDYGKKELASLVAYVPQTHTPSYDYSVFDVALMGALCRTPLFSSFSAADKKLAEQALEKMGIAHLKNAPYTRVSGGERQLAYIARTLVQGTKAIFMDEPTNGLDFGNQIKLLEMIKALGDEGYTFVQTTHYPRHAKFVSNLTLFIKDGEILAFGRSEQLINAENIDKIYSINYERYEDRL
- a CDS encoding iron ABC transporter permease, which encodes MSKKAFAFLTLLLALCVAGSILLGKYGFGASDYINYVTALLKGENLKEYEVMHTLLLEIRLPRILACVLIGASLAISGAAYQAMFVNPLVSPSILGVLSGAGFGAAVGMFFRLNEYLIQLSTFGFGFLAVAVALGVSALYSRSGSVIVLVLGGVISGSLFTSLLSVLKYAADPNDALPAITYFLMGSLGFASKSFIEISILPMCAGVLLLALSGKYLNALSLGEEEAKSLGVNVARVKIFIILVATFVSALSVTIAGIIGWIGLIVPHIARFIFGADNRAVLASSAMIGAIFLLFCDSFSRLIFTFEIPIGIVTSLFGIPMFIIVLRRAKRSF
- a CDS encoding class I SAM-dependent methyltransferase is translated as MILPSNYDEIDFDALYKAQKARSSFGKKFAEDWDKKAPSFNEGVMKSAYAREFIDKIDFTDVSTLLDFACGAGALSVLAAKKADQIYGYDFSPKMLEFARENAQIYGAKNVKFAQKAFEDDWSDVPACDAVLASRCLEVDDLKAALNKLLSKTKKSLYITFKVGGSFVDDEILDAIGRKVEQKPDFVYLLNILFQMGYLPSLDYIKARCHAGPTTSAEELIQKTRWGLGGELSETEEARLAEYFNSGKYKPKQGFMHWAFVRVDKNG
- a CDS encoding TonB-dependent receptor, with the protein product MSPQTGGVANFKVPNAISNDTQWLGQEWSSMDLESYNASIKFKYDFSENWYGEAGYNYHISDRYTVEQGHTLTGNNGEVSTSVQNHGSKAPRFILQSWFAKAMGNVQTGSIEHNLGISTYGYIYESKTNDPVGGNSNLRNQRWGNFSKFNMPNNFYKSGGLKKAIYFKTYNATLADDIKFNDKFSFLGALTYTWVNQKSYANKPTNNDPRIQVGDNTDKELTWLAGLTYRPFDNTSIYFTYSNSIQVDGLVPPNYDAGRTLVYVKPVKTKQYELGAKMTLGGVDLSSALFQIERPLYYRVSNGVFAKQGKQVNRGLEATAGGKLGEYVSVYGGFMLLDAKLKDTYLGAMNKKYVVGAPKFQSNVVFDFAVPNTDKLNFMTNLHYTGKRYVDDRNTQSVDGYFTADLGVRYATKSWLGKQTTLRFNVNNIFDKKYYVSVRPGESDGAGTGTTDLYLGDSRNFMASFEVKF
- a CDS encoding iron-sulfur cluster assembly scaffold protein, which gives rise to MAKNNLIGGSIWDEYSQNVQDRMNNPKFMGEITQDEAKARGGKLIVADFGAESCGDAVRLYWLVDEKTDRIMDAKFKSFGCGTAVASSDTMAELCVGKTVDEAVKITNIDVEKAMRDTPDVPAVPPQKMHCSVMAYDVIKAAAAQYKGVDPEHFEDEIIVCECARVSLGTIKEVIRLNDLHTVEEITQYTKAGAFCKSCVRPGGHEKREYYLVDILADTRAEMEREKKQALIDAQAAGKFDDVSFENMTVVGQLKAIESVIDRDIRPMLMMDGGNMEILDLQKDAEGKFDVYIRYMGACSGCASGATGTLYAIENVLQENLSPNIRVLPI
- a CDS encoding TOBE domain-containing protein, with the protein product MFSARNQLAAQITEVREGAVNSLIVAKLQGGETVKATVTVDSQKELGLAAGKKVVYLFKASSIIVAKGDNGLKLSATNQLKGKVVKVTEGAVNAEVDIQITGGDKLSAIITNESAKNLSLKAGDEVTAIIKASHIIIGA
- a CDS encoding NifS family cysteine desulfurase; this encodes MRVYLDNNATTMVDPEAFELMKPFFCEKYGNPNSLHKFGSETHPALRRAMDQLYAGINASDSDDIVVTSCATESNNWVAKGVFFDHILDKEKDHVVISAVEHPAIAATFESLKKYGVRVSYVPVNENGLLDPNDLRKLIDDKTALVSIMWANNETGTIFPIKECAQIAHEYGALFHTDATQTVGKIKINVREMGVDFMSFSAHKFHGPKGVGGLYIKDSQKLTSLLHGGEHMGGRRSGTLDVAGIVGMAQALENSNKLIEFENLHVRRLRDKLEDALLQLPDVSVVGDRAHRLPNTILAAIKGVEGEAMLWDLNQAGIAASTGSACASETLESNPIMEAIGASSDLAHTALRLSLSRFNTEEEIDYAIERIKKAVVRLRGISSTYAYNPNGK
- a CDS encoding ABC transporter substrate-binding protein, which gives rise to MFKKILIFLITAANFCFAMSEVQIKDYIAQNSENIEQLQGAPAKIYASSPPLLYMLYALDPSKISGTNFEWNDYERPYVKKEVQEQPVVGGFFGQGKIPNAEMLLRLNPDLILVNASSRNIKKMSEVFGSIKKPMLYLSATKLEDYLDGFEILGEVTGKKERAARLVNYAKESLNLTEQIEEYIKKNNLQKVKIYYAQGGDGLATECEGSWHATLIERAGAQNVHKCSEDPNAKSFGRVKISFEQLVKYDPEVILVYEKELFDKIYGDPKWQLLGAVKNKKAFYIPREPFSWFDRPPSFMRFLGLKWLINLTYPEAFKFDMARETREFYKLFLDLELTDEQIYKILGRGAE